GATTGCAGGAGCAGAAGTGAAAGTGTATCGCAATAATCACGGTTCCACGTATGTAGGAATAACAGATTCGCTCGGTTACTACAATATCGAAAATATTTTCGGCGGCGAATATTACGTGAAATGCAAAGCAGAAGGTTATGTGCATTTCTGGAGCGAAGTTGCGATAAATGGTACAACAGCATTCGATATACAACTTCTTGCAATTCAGGAAGGTACAATTTCCGGGGTTGTTACAAAAGATGAAACGGGAGAACCGGTTGCCAATGCGTATTTGTATGCAATTCCTGTGAACGGAAATCCGGGAACTTCAAATCATCAATGTGGACAAGCCATCAGCGATTCGAACGGAAATTATTCGATGAACGTTCGCGCGGGAAACTACTATGTTATTTGCTACACTAAATGGAACCCTGGATATTACTATTACGAATTTTACGATAATGTTCATACAAACGCGGAAGCAACAGAGATAGCGGTTGCCGATGACCAAACAGTCGAGAATATCAATTTCGGCACGCCAACTCCTTCGGTTGTTGATGTCATCGTAACCGGAAAAGTTACCGACGCATTCAACAATCCGATTGAAGGAGCAAACGTGCGTGTATGGTCGCATCGTCGTTGTTCAAATGATTCGACTTGGGCGACAACCGATGCCAACGGCGATTACTCAATTAGTTTTTCCAGCAACAGACCTTGGGTGCGTTTCAGTGTTGTTGCGAAGAAAGATGGTTTCTTCAAAGAATATTACAACGAAAAATCATCGTGGTGGGAAGCGGATGTTCTGAAAGCATTTGGCGACACAACGTTCACGAACATTTCCTTCACATTGGATTCCGATTCTGCAACATTCGATAATTCCATCAGTGGAAACGTAACCAACGGCAACGGAGAATTATTAGCAGATGTAACCATTTCCGCTTTTGCACGAAACGGCGGACATCATCGCTTTACGACAACAACAGATTCGTTGGGTAATTACACATTAGAAAATTTACGGAACGGAAATTATATCCTTTTCTTCTTCAAAGAAGATTACATTCCCGAATTTTATGATAACGTTCATCGTTGGGAAGACGCTACGCTTGTGAACGCAACTGGCGCGGTGCTTGGCATCAATGCATCACTCGATGTTGATACAAGCGGCGGTGGAAATGGCGTTATCACTGGAATCATTCGCGATGCAAACAATTCTCCGCTTGCAGGAACATTGGTAACCATTAAAAATTCCTTGAATCAAATCATCGGTTATTCAATGACATCCTCGGACGGCAATTATGAAATCGAAGGAATTGGCGGAGGAAATTACACAATGAACGGCTCTGTGTTTGGTTACGGAAGTTCTGCGCAGGCGATTACGTTCGACCCGATTCAGTCCAACACGATAATCGTCAATATGAACTTAACGTCTTCACCATTAGAAGTAATCGAAAACGGAAAACCGATTCCATCGGAAGTAACACTTTCTGATAACCATCCGAATCCGTTTAACCCAACAACGGTTATCAGTTTCAGTATTCCTGAAGCACAATATGTAAAACTTGCAATTTACAATTTGCTTGGACAAAAAGTTCAGGAACTTGTGAATGAGTTTTTACCATCGGGAAATTATTCTGCGTCGTGGGATGCAACGGATGCTTCCGGAAATAACGTTTCTTCTGGTATGTACTTGTATCGTTTGGAAGCAGGAACAACAACGGTTGTGAAAAAAATGTTGCTGATGAAGTAACTGAGAGAAAAACTCTCAATGGCGAAAACCCCGATTCGTGCGTGAGGAACTCTGTCGCCTCAGCAGATTTCTTCACAAAGAATCGGGATTTATTTTTAGAAAAAGCATTGTTCTCGCAATGCTTTTTCTGTTTTTAAAACTTTGAAAAGAAAAAAATCTTCTTAAAATTGGATTCGAAATTTTGTACTTTTTCCCCGCTTTTACAAAATAGAAAAATGCAAAACAACGTTCAGTTCGTTCTCGACGGAAAAATCGTTTCGCTTGATTTTCAAGTTCCAGAAATCAAACCGACGACAACAGTTTTAAACTATCTCCGCAGTTTACCTGTACACAAAGGCGTGAAAGAAGGTTGCGCCGAAGGTGATTGCGGGGCGTGTACTGTTGTGCTTGGCGAAGTTGGTAATGATGGAAAAATACAATATAAAAGTGTTGATTCGTGTTTGATGTTTCTTCCGATGCTACACGGAAAACAACTTGTAACGGTGGAAAATTTAAAAACGGAAAATGACGAACTTCATCCCGTGCAAATTTCAATGGTGGAAACCGGGGGAAGCCAATGCGGATTTTGCACGCCGGGATTTATTATGTCGCTGTTCGCATTGTATAAAAACAAAAACAATCCAACGCGAGATGAAATTGACGATACACTCACTGGAAATTTATGCCGTTGCACGGGATATAAACCGATTATTGAAGCAGCAGCAAAATCGTGTGTGAACGAAACGAAAGATAATTTTTCCAACAGCGAATCGCAAACGGTAAATCTGTTAAAAACAATTTCTAACGAATCAATTCACATTCAAACGAAACAACAAAATTATTTCCAACCGACAAGTTTGAAAGAAGCGATTGAGTTGAAAAATAAATTTACCGACGCAGTAGTCTTAAACGGCGCGACAGATGTAGCATTGCGAGTAACAAAGAAACATGAATTGTTGAAAGAAATACTTGATTTATCACGCGTAGATGAATTGAAAAAATTTGTAGTAAATCAAAACTCTGTTTTGATTGGCGCTGGAATTTCTTTGGAAGATGTAAAACGAAAAGTTGGAAACGATTTTCCTGCATTGTTTAATATGCTTTCCGTGTTTGGTTCGATGCAAATCAGAAATCTTGCAACACTTGGCGGAAATCTCGGTACTGCTTCTCCGATTGGCGATGCGCTTCCTGTTTTACTTGCATATAACGCAACTGTCGAATTGCAGAGCATGAACGACAAACGTAACATTGCTCTCGATGAATATTTTATTGATTACAGAAAAACGTTGCGAGAGGAAAACGAGTTGATTACTTCCATAATTGTTCCGAAACTATCAAACGGAACAATTGTAAAATCATACAAAATTTCCAAACGAAAAGATTTGGATATTTCAACCGTGAGCAGCGGGTTTCGTTTGAAAGTAAATTCAAACAACGAAGTGAAGGAGATAAAACTTGCGTTTGGTGGAATGGCGGAAAAAACAAAACGTGCGACGACGACAGAAAATTTTCTTCTGCAAAAAGAATGGAGGCGTGAAACAATCGAACAAGCAATGAAAATTTTGGAAAAAGAATTTACACCGATTTCCGATGCCAGAGCAAGCAAAGAATTTAGATCAATTGCTTCAAAAAATTTACTCTTAAAATTTTATACGGAAACAAAATAATAATGAATCTATTACCAATGCAGCACCATTCTATGCAAAGCGAAGAATCTATTTATCACTTGACAAGAATTTTTTTCGTTGTTATCACTTTTTCATTCACTCTTTTTTCTTGTTCCAAACAATCTGAACATAAAACTGAAACAACGGCAACGCAACGACCAAACGAACCAACGAACGGACTTACGAAAAAAATTGACCCGACCACGCTTGCTGATACTGTTGAACTCACAACTTTAAAACAATGGCCCACGCCAACAACTCAAATTTCGCCGGTATTTCCCGAACACGCGCGTATGAACGGCATCAAAGCGGACGTAATGTTGAAAGTATTGATTGGCATTGATGGACATCCGCGCGCAATAGAGGTAACTCGAGTAAAAACAATTTGCATTTTCGATTCGACCAACGTGGAAATGTATCGCGAGTACGAAGAGCAATTCAAAAAACCATCTATTGACGCAGTGATGTTGTGGGAATTTACGCAACCGCTCAAACCCAGCGGAGAGCCGGCGAACGTGTGGGTGAATGTTCCGTTGCAGTATAATTTGACAAGATGAAATTTTTTTCTACAAACGGCGCGATACTTCGCAAATGTTCACAGTTTGATTCGCTCAAATTCGTGTTGATGCGCCAGTGGAGAGAATTATTGCTGCTATCATAAGTTTTTGTAAGAATTTCCAAATAACAAAAATCAA
This window of the Ignavibacteria bacterium genome carries:
- a CDS encoding T9SS type A sorting domain-containing protein, which translates into the protein MKQLRLLFITLFVQAVVISSTFAGSIGGKVFAGNLGTANPVEGALIEAIGYSPNGDSLLFTATSDSGGNYLLDNVSAGVYVLQCSHPNYTTTRKGHVYVSDNSALTINLFLAPKQTQNNVSGVVKNSSTNNPVPNAKVKLSNENNSYSKNTSNNGSFSFWHIANGTYTMTAEAYNFVNYAHAEPIVVEDSTIISGLEIFLTPVQANSSLSGFVTDSSNGNPIAGAEVKVYRNNHGSTYVGITDSLGYYNIENIFGGEYYVKCKAEGYVHFWSEVAINGTTAFDIQLLAIQEGTISGVVTKDETGEPVANAYLYAIPVNGNPGTSNHQCGQAISDSNGNYSMNVRAGNYYVICYTKWNPGYYYYEFYDNVHTNAEATEIAVADDQTVENINFGTPTPSVVDVIVTGKVTDAFNNPIEGANVRVWSHRRCSNDSTWATTDANGDYSISFSSNRPWVRFSVVAKKDGFFKEYYNEKSSWWEADVLKAFGDTTFTNISFTLDSDSATFDNSISGNVTNGNGELLADVTISAFARNGGHHRFTTTTDSLGNYTLENLRNGNYILFFFKEDYIPEFYDNVHRWEDATLVNATGAVLGINASLDVDTSGGGNGVITGIIRDANNSPLAGTLVTIKNSLNQIIGYSMTSSDGNYEIEGIGGGNYTMNGSVFGYGSSAQAITFDPIQSNTIIVNMNLTSSPLEVIENGKPIPSEVTLSDNHPNPFNPTTVISFSIPEAQYVKLAIYNLLGQKVQELVNEFLPSGNYSASWDATDASGNNVSSGMYLYRLEAGTTTVVKKMLLMK
- the xdhA gene encoding xanthine dehydrogenase small subunit; the protein is MQNNVQFVLDGKIVSLDFQVPEIKPTTTVLNYLRSLPVHKGVKEGCAEGDCGACTVVLGEVGNDGKIQYKSVDSCLMFLPMLHGKQLVTVENLKTENDELHPVQISMVETGGSQCGFCTPGFIMSLFALYKNKNNPTRDEIDDTLTGNLCRCTGYKPIIEAAAKSCVNETKDNFSNSESQTVNLLKTISNESIHIQTKQQNYFQPTSLKEAIELKNKFTDAVVLNGATDVALRVTKKHELLKEILDLSRVDELKKFVVNQNSVLIGAGISLEDVKRKVGNDFPALFNMLSVFGSMQIRNLATLGGNLGTASPIGDALPVLLAYNATVELQSMNDKRNIALDEYFIDYRKTLREENELITSIIVPKLSNGTIVKSYKISKRKDLDISTVSSGFRLKVNSNNEVKEIKLAFGGMAEKTKRATTTENFLLQKEWRRETIEQAMKILEKEFTPISDARASKEFRSIASKNLLLKFYTETK